From Prevotella melaninogenica, the proteins below share one genomic window:
- the atpF gene encoding F0F1 ATP synthase subunit B: MSLLLPDSGLLFWMTLVFLVVFFILWKWGFPSIIKMVNERKEYIDESLAKAEEANLRLANIQKQGEDLLMEAREKQAQILREASETRDTIVGQAQEKARDESARILSEAKAEIESQKQAAIRDIRSQVAELSVQIAEKILHKELATSAEQTQLINSLLDEVASSNGTESK, translated from the coding sequence ATGTCATTATTATTGCCAGATAGTGGCTTACTCTTTTGGATGACCCTCGTCTTCTTAGTGGTCTTCTTCATCTTATGGAAGTGGGGATTCCCTTCTATCATTAAGATGGTGAACGAGCGCAAGGAGTATATTGACGAGAGTCTTGCAAAGGCAGAAGAAGCCAACTTGAGGCTTGCCAACATTCAGAAACAAGGTGAGGATCTGCTTATGGAGGCACGTGAGAAACAGGCGCAAATCCTTAGAGAGGCGTCTGAGACACGTGACACCATAGTCGGACAGGCACAGGAGAAAGCACGCGACGAGAGTGCTCGCATCCTTTCTGAAGCCAAGGCAGAGATTGAAAGTCAGAAGCAGGCTGCCATCCGCGACATCCGTTCGCAGGTTGCAGAGCTTTCTGTGCAGATTGCCGAGAAGATTCTGCATAAGGAACTGGCTACTTCTGCCGAGCAAACTCAGCTTATCAACAGCTTATTGGATGAAGTTGCTTCTTCTAACGGAACAGAAAGTAAATAA
- a CDS encoding F0F1 ATP synthase subunit delta, which translates to MNTGVISVRYARALLKSACEQGIEDKVYAIMQTLAQNYLQVPELRMTIESPMLPKDKKRKLLEVACGDDCPELVGNFLSLVLKGDREELLQLMANDYVALYRKQKNIIRGKVITASPVSSQTEDKMKALVQSRAQGTVEFNTEVDPSLIGGFILEYDTYRMDASVKSKLNAILTQLKK; encoded by the coding sequence ATGAATACAGGTGTAATATCGGTTCGCTATGCTCGTGCGCTATTGAAGTCTGCCTGTGAGCAAGGTATCGAGGACAAGGTGTATGCTATTATGCAAACACTTGCCCAGAATTACCTTCAGGTGCCCGAACTCCGCATGACGATTGAAAGCCCGATGCTTCCGAAGGACAAGAAGCGCAAGCTATTGGAAGTAGCCTGTGGCGACGACTGTCCTGAGCTTGTTGGTAATTTCCTTTCCCTTGTCTTGAAGGGTGATAGAGAGGAGTTGCTACAGCTTATGGCGAATGACTATGTCGCTCTGTATCGTAAGCAGAAGAACATCATTCGCGGAAAGGTCATCACAGCCTCGCCTGTCTCTTCCCAGACGGAAGACAAGATGAAAGCACTGGTACAATCCAGAGCACAGGGAACCGTTGAGTTCAACACTGAGGTTGACCCTTCACTCATAGGTGGCTTTATTCTTGAGTACGATACTTACAGAATGGACGCCAGCGTGAAGAGCAAACTGAATGCTATCCTCACACAATTAAAAAAGTAA